The Streptomyces kanamyceticus DNA segment AATCTTCCGATCCACCGGCCTTCTCGGCGTTACGCCACTGTGGGGCTGACAGGACTCATCGAAGACTCCCAGTCTTGCCTGCCATCTCACTTGCGCTGGGAGCCTCGCCCCGGGCGAACAGAAGCACCGAGCCTCGTGAACTCTGCTACGCCGCGTGCCGTCTCGGCGGTGATGGCCCAGCGTTCGTGGTCCCTAAGAGGTCATGTCCTCCAGCCCTCTTGAGAAGTTGCCAAGGCCATGACGCGCGCGCCTCCCCAGCTCATCAAGACCTCTTGAGGAGTCGTATCCTGAACCGCGTCGAACGACGGGACGGTGCGCAGCGATGGCGAAGGCCTACGAGACGATCGCGGACAAGCTTCGCGAGCAGATCCGCGCGGGTCAGTTCAGGCCTGGCGACCGCTTGCCGTCCGAGGCGGACCTCATCGAGAGCAGCGGCCGCAGCGGGCCGACCGTCCAACAGGCCCTGCGTGTCCTCCAGGCAGAGGGGCTGATCGAGAAGCGGCACGGCGTAGGAACCTTCGTTCGCCGGCCCCGCACACTCGTACAGCGCGACAACGCACGGCACCAGTGGGAGAAGAGCCGCGCTCACGAGCCAGAGACGAAGCGGCTGGAAACGGGCTCGACCGAGCACGACACCGGCCTGGAGGTCAACGACCTCGTCTTCCACGCCTCGTACCGCGAGACCGAGGCGCCCAAGGAGATCAGCGACGCCATGGGGGTCGCCGAAGGCACGCCGCTCGTGGAACGCAGCTACCGAACCCGGTACGGCGCCGAGCGCTCGCCCTTCACCTTGGTGACCTCGTACCTGGTCCGGAGCCTCGTCGAGTCCAACCCCGACCTCCTGGACGACACGAAGGAACCGTGGCCGGGCGGCACCATGAACCAGCTCTCCACGGTCGGCATCGAGATCGATCGGGTGGAGGAGCGCGTCACGGCTCGTCCTCCGGCATCCGAGGAAGCCGAGGAACTCGGCCTACCGCCCGGCACCGCGGTCCTCGTGCTCCGCAAGACCTCGTACGACATCGAGGGCCGGGCCGTCGAGATGTCCGACGTGATCTTGCCCGGCGACCGTACGGAAATGCTCTTCACGACTCACTTGGAAAGGTGGTGAGCCGTGAGCCGGCGCATCATCATCGTCACGGCCGTTCACACACCGTCGGCGCGCTTCCTGCCCGACGCGTACAAGTCCCTCTGCGAGCAGGAGTTGCCCGAGGGCTGGGAGTGGCACTGGCTGATCCAGGAGGACGGGACGACCGACCAGGTCGCGCCCCACGTCCCCGCCGACGACCGGATCACGTTCAAGCAGGGACGCCCGGGAGGCCCCGGGGTCGCTCGAACCATCGCTCTGGCTGGCGCGGACGGCGAGTACGTCAAGGTCCTGGACGCCGACGACCAGCTCGCGCCCGGCGCGCTGGCCCGCGACCTCGCAGCCCTCGAAGTCGACCGATCCATCGGCTGGGCGACGTCACGCGTACTCGATCTACTCCCCGACGGATCCACTGTCGGTTTCCCCGGTGACCCCGAGCACGGCCCTGTCGAGCGCAAGGAAGTGCTCGACTACTGGGCGTCCCACGACTACCGCGCGCAGGTCCACCCGGCGACACTCTTTGTCCGCCGCGATCTCCTCGTGGCCCTGGGCGGTTGGATGGCGCTGCCCGCGTCCGAGGACACGGGCCTCCTGCTCGCCCTGAACTCGACCTCCCGCGGCTGGTTCTCGTCCGAGGTCGGCTTGCTCTACCGCAAGTGGGAAGGCCAGGCGACCGGCCAGGCCGCGCACGTCGACACGGCGGAACGCGACGCGCGCATGGCCATCGTCGAAGCCAGGGCGCGGGCACTGGGCCACTTCCAGTGGCGCTACCCCATCAGCACTGATTGACCGGAACCTCGTAGACGATCTCAACCCGACAGCGACCCGGACGACGAGGATGGCCCTCAGCTTCCGGCATCGACTCAAGCGAGCGATTCGGCATCCACACGCGAGAAGACCAAGTCGGTCTCGCCCACTACCGGCCCCCTCCACCGCACAGCGGCCGACGGATGCCGC contains these protein-coding regions:
- a CDS encoding glycosyltransferase family 2 protein, with the protein product MSRRIIIVTAVHTPSARFLPDAYKSLCEQELPEGWEWHWLIQEDGTTDQVAPHVPADDRITFKQGRPGGPGVARTIALAGADGEYVKVLDADDQLAPGALARDLAALEVDRSIGWATSRVLDLLPDGSTVGFPGDPEHGPVERKEVLDYWASHDYRAQVHPATLFVRRDLLVALGGWMALPASEDTGLLLALNSTSRGWFSSEVGLLYRKWEGQATGQAAHVDTAERDARMAIVEARARALGHFQWRYPISTD
- a CDS encoding GntR family transcriptional regulator is translated as MAKAYETIADKLREQIRAGQFRPGDRLPSEADLIESSGRSGPTVQQALRVLQAEGLIEKRHGVGTFVRRPRTLVQRDNARHQWEKSRAHEPETKRLETGSTEHDTGLEVNDLVFHASYRETEAPKEISDAMGVAEGTPLVERSYRTRYGAERSPFTLVTSYLVRSLVESNPDLLDDTKEPWPGGTMNQLSTVGIEIDRVEERVTARPPASEEAEELGLPPGTAVLVLRKTSYDIEGRAVEMSDVILPGDRTEMLFTTHLERW